The Ovis aries strain OAR_USU_Benz2616 breed Rambouillet chromosome 6, ARS-UI_Ramb_v3.0, whole genome shotgun sequence genome includes a window with the following:
- the ALPK1 gene encoding alpha-protein kinase 1 isoform X3, which translates to MCQRRTRGRTRDAEACLKASILARDCATAAAIVFLSDRLLYGLDVSGQLLQVAKALHRLQPATPIAPQVVIRQARISMHAGKLLKAEYILSSLISNNGATGTWLYGNESDKVLVQSVCIQIRGQILQKLGMWYEAAELIWASIMGYLTLPQPDKKGISTSLGILADIFVSMSKKDYEKFKSNPDINLRLLKEFDHHLLSAAEACKLAAAFSPYTPLFVLTAMNIRGTCLLSYSSSKDCPPGMKNSYLCEAKEAFEIGLLTKKCDEPVTGKQELHSFLKAAFGLTTVHQRLYGEMETVQTASQLCSEAMGKLYTFSNSSRSQEREAVSQEIMSVIIRVKEQLQVQSFSNLDDKSYVPEGFRRGSEKPLLLGQVDFPKILGAYSQHHTSVCEIFESTCGNNKNKQKGMKTGVCITDLKTETKNIDTVSATEDKAHFEKGMVISSSQMAMNSQEKLRRAGRRNWAGSDAFRVSVDEDVETEAESTDHSSGGGAVLNKSLSDSPSSSSWSKLSGYQSSTSWEEVNYVDDMSAGRELSKDEHLVDTQCSTALSDEQEVNGASRAEHPLSSELHGLSLQVPRDDSLESSQGQLHESMPLATFPPHSTTDISLASGGGRFKGGMQEVGNVGSRNTSAHSRPSFCSASWTSDSGWPKNVASYPSIQEEETFETIDEFRDINGDAKDEDEEEKREEIKGGTGPPFKDSPCWVDPEGEIAERAEDVPVDFHSVVDESLDESSTVACNSYTPHWLVQNPNSGKNGCSVKEQGIDPDASTVGEESPLLGSADVHTTSTRGSPRPCTWKQPHIQGAQIPSSSVSSKTSTPVLSEDCTTTEEANEPGNLLNCSQNSSLSSPWWLKSPAISSGSSEGENPWSFLNSSGSSFVSLPGMTKQAILEARTLQPDDFEKLLAGVRHDWLFQRLEHTGVFKSSQLHGAHSALLLKYSKKSELWTAQETVVYLGDYLHVTKKGRQRNAFWVHHLHQEETLGRYVGKEYKEQKGLWHHFTDVERQMTAQHYVTEFNKRLYEQKIHTQIFYIPASVLLILEGKTIKGCVSVEPYMLGEFVKLSNNTKVVKTEYKATEYGLAYGHFSYEFSNHRDVVVDLQGWVTGNGKGLIYLTDPQIHSVDQKDVTTNFGKKGIFYFFNNQHVECNEICHRLSLTRPSIEKPNNP; encoded by the exons GGAAACTTTTAAAAGCCGAGTATATCCTGAGCAGTCTAATAAGCAACAATGGAGCAACGG GTACCTGGCTGTACGGAAATGAAAGCGACAAGGTCCTAGTGCAGTCAGTCTGCATACAGATAAGAGGGCAAATTCTGCAGAAGCTGG GGATGTGGTATGAAGCAGCAGAGTTAATATGGGCCTCGATCATGGGATACCTGACACTTCCTCAGCCAGATAAAAAG GGCATTTCCACATCGCTAGGTATATTGGCAGACATCTTCGTCTCCATGAGCAAGAAAGATTatgaaaagtttaaaagcaaTCCTGACATTAACCTG CGCTTGCTGAAGGAGTTTGACCACCACTTGCTGTCAGCCGCTGAAGCCTGCAAGCTGGCGGCTGCCTTCAGCCCCTACACGCCCCTCTTCGTGCTCACAGCTATG AATATCCGTGGCACATGCCTCttgtcatatagtagttctaagGACTGTCCTCCAGGAATGAAAAATTCATATCTATGTGAAGCCAAAGAAGCCTTTGAAATTGGCCTCCTCACCAAGAAATGTGATGAACCAGTTACGGGAAAACAGGAGCTCCATAGTTTTCTTAAAGCTGCTTTTGGTCTCACCACTGTGCACCAAAGACTCTATGGGGAGATGGAGACCGTCCAAACAGCCAGTCAGCTCTGTAGTGAAGCTATGGGAAAGCTGTATACGTTCAGCAATTCCTCCAGAAGTCAGGAGAGAGAAGCTGTCTCTCAGGAAATCATGTCTGTTATCATCCGGGTGAAGGAACAGTTACAAGTTCAAAGCTTCTCAAATTTAGATGACAAGTCTTATGTTCCAGAGGGATTCAGGCGTGGGTCAGAGAAGCCCCTCTTACTTGGGCAAGTGGATTTCCCCAAAATCCTTGGAGCCTATTCACAGCACCACACTTCAGTGTGTGAAATATTTGAAAGCACGTGtggaaacaacaaaaataaacagaaaggtaTGAAAACAGGAGTCTGTATCACGGatctgaaaacagaaacaaaaaacatagATACCGTGAGTGCCACGGAGGACAAAGCACATTTTGAAAAAGGCATGGTGATATCTTCCTCCCAAATGGCAATGAACAGTCAGGAGAAACTCAGGAGGGCGGGAAGGAGAAACTGGGCCGGTTCTGATGCGTTTCGAGTCTCCGTGGATGAAGATGTGGAGACCGAAGCTGAGTCAACAGACCACAGCAGCGGTGGGGGAGCTGTCCTGAACAAGTCTCTGAGTGACAGCCCAAGCTCCAGTTCTTGGAGCAAGTTATCAGGGTACCAGTCTTCTACAAGCTGGGAGGAAGTGAATTATGTTGATGATATGTCCGCAGGAAGAGAGCTGAGCAAGGACGAGCATCTTGTGGACACGCAGTGTTCCACTGCCCTGTCAGACGAGCAGGAAGTGAATGGGGCGAGCAGAGCTGAGCACCCATTGTCTTCAGAGCTGCACGGTCTCTCTCTCCAGGTGCCCAGGGATGACAGTTTAGAGTCTTCTCAAGGTCAGCTGCACGAGTCCATGCCCTTGGCAACCTTCCCACCTCATAGCACAACAGACATTTCATTGGCCTCTGGTGGAGGGCGGTTTAAAGGAGGCATGCAGGAAGTTGGAAATGTGGGGTCCAGAAATACTTCTGCTCATTCCAGACCCTCATTTTGTTCTGCTTCTTGGACTTCTGATTCTGGTTGGCCTAAGAATGTGGCCTCATATCCTTCCATCCAAGAAGAAGAAACCTTTGAAACAATTGATGAGTTTCGAGATATCAACGGTGATGCCAAGGACGaggatgaagaagagaagagagaagaaatcaaaggagGCACAGGTCCTCCATTTAAAGATAGCCCCTGCTGGGTTGACCCGGAAGGAGAAATAGCAGAAAGAGCAGAGGATGTTCCCGTAGACTTCCACTCAGTCGTGGACGAGTCTCTGGACGAAAGTTCCACAGTAGCATGTAACTCTTACACTCCTCATTGGCTTGTTCAAAACCCTAACTCAGGAAAAAATGGTTGCTCAGTCAAAGAGCAGGGCATTGACCCTGATGCCTCCACGGTGGGTGAGGAGAGCCCACTGCTGGGCAGTGCAGATGTTCACACCACGAGCACACGTGGCTCCCCTAGACCGTGCACTTGGAAGCAGCCGCACATTCAGGGAGCCCAGATCCCCAGTTCCTCAGTAAGCAGTAAGACTTCCACCCCTGTCCTCAGCGAGGACTGCACTACCACGGAGGAAGCAAATGAACCTGGAAACCTGCTAAACTGCAGCCAGAACTCCAGCCTATCCTCACCTTGGTGGCTGAAATCACCGGCAATCTCCAGTGGTTCTTCTGAGGGAGAAAATCCATGGTCTTTTCTGAATTCCAGTGGAAGTTCTTTTGTTTCATTGCCAGGAATGACAAAGCAGGCGATCCTTGAGGCCCGCACCCTGCAGCCTGATGACTTTGAAAAACTCTTGGCAGGGGTGAGGCATGATTGGCTGTTCCAGAGACTGGAGCATACAGGCGTTTTTAAATCCAGCCAGCTCCACGGAGCACATA GTGCTCTTTTGTTAAAATATTCCAAGAAATCTGAACTGTGGACAGCCCAAGAAACTGTTGTATATTTGGGGGACTACCTACATGTGACAAAGAAAGGCAGACAAAGAAATGCATTTTGGGTACATCATCTTCATCAAGAAGAAACTCTGGGCAG ATACGTTGGGAAAGAATATAAGGAGCAGAAGGGGCTCTGGCACCACTTCACTGATGTGGAGAGGCAGATGACCGCACAGCACTACGTGACGGAATTTAACAAGAGACTTTACGAGCAGAAGATTCACACGCAGATCTTCTACATACCAGCCTCAGTATTGCTG atCTTAGAAGGCAAGACAATAAAAGGATGTGTCAGTGTGGAACCTTACATGCTAGGGGAATTTGTAAAATTATCAAATAACACAAAAGTGGTGAAAACAGAATACAAAGCCACAGAATACGGCTTGGCTTATGGCCACTTTTCTTACGAATTTTCCAATCATAGAGATGTtgtggttgatttacaag gtTGGGTGACTGGGAATGGAAAAGGGCTCATCTACCTCACAGATCCCCAGATTCACTCAGTTGATCAGAAAGATGTCACTACCAATTTTGGAAAGAAAGGAATTTTCTACTTCTTTAATAACCAGCATGTGGAATGTAATGAAATATGCCATCGTCTTTCTTTGACAAGACCTTCGATTGAGAAACCAAACAATCCATAG
- the ALPK1 gene encoding alpha-protein kinase 1 isoform X4, translated as MNNQKAVATLLQECKQVLDQLLVEASDVSEEDKREDQRCRGKLLKAEYILSSLISNNGATGTWLYGNESDKVLVQSVCIQIRGQILQKLGMWYEAAELIWASIMGYLTLPQPDKKGISTSLGILADIFVSMSKKDYEKFKSNPDINLRLLKEFDHHLLSAAEACKLAAAFSPYTPLFVLTAMNIRGTCLLSYSSSKDCPPGMKNSYLCEAKEAFEIGLLTKKCDEPVTGKQELHSFLKAAFGLTTVHQRLYGEMETVQTASQLCSEAMGKLYTFSNSSRSQEREAVSQEIMSVIIRVKEQLQVQSFSNLDDKSYVPEGFRRGSEKPLLLGQVDFPKILGAYSQHHTSVCEIFESTCGNNKNKQKGMKTGVCITDLKTETKNIDTVSATEDKAHFEKGMVISSSQMAMNSQEKLRRAGRRNWAGSDAFRVSVDEDVETEAESTDHSSGGGAVLNKSLSDSPSSSSWSKLSGYQSSTSWEEVNYVDDMSAGRELSKDEHLVDTQCSTALSDEQEVNGASRAEHPLSSELHGLSLQVPRDDSLESSQGQLHESMPLATFPPHSTTDISLASGGGRFKGGMQEVGNVGSRNTSAHSRPSFCSASWTSDSGWPKNVASYPSIQEEETFETIDEFRDINGDAKDEDEEEKREEIKGGTGPPFKDSPCWVDPEGEIAERAEDVPVDFHSVVDESLDESSTVACNSYTPHWLVQNPNSGKNGCSVKEQGIDPDASTVGEESPLLGSADVHTTSTRGSPRPCTWKQPHIQGAQIPSSSVSSKTSTPVLSEDCTTTEEANEPGNLLNCSQNSSLSSPWWLKSPAISSGSSEGENPWSFLNSSGSSFVSLPGMTKQAILEARTLQPDDFEKLLAGVRHDWLFQRLEHTGVFKSSQLHGAHSALLLKYSKKSELWTAQETVVYLGDYLHVTKKGRQRNAFWVHHLHQEETLGRYVGKEYKEQKGLWHHFTDVERQMTAQHYVTEFNKRLYEQKIHTQIFYIPASVLLILEGKTIKGCVSVEPYMLGEFVKLSNNTKVVKTEYKATEYGLAYGHFSYEFSNHRDVVVDLQGWVTGNGKGLIYLTDPQIHSVDQKDVTTNFGKKGIFYFFNNQHVECNEICHRLSLTRPSIEKPNNP; from the exons GGAAACTTTTAAAAGCCGAGTATATCCTGAGCAGTCTAATAAGCAACAATGGAGCAACGG GTACCTGGCTGTACGGAAATGAAAGCGACAAGGTCCTAGTGCAGTCAGTCTGCATACAGATAAGAGGGCAAATTCTGCAGAAGCTGG GGATGTGGTATGAAGCAGCAGAGTTAATATGGGCCTCGATCATGGGATACCTGACACTTCCTCAGCCAGATAAAAAG GGCATTTCCACATCGCTAGGTATATTGGCAGACATCTTCGTCTCCATGAGCAAGAAAGATTatgaaaagtttaaaagcaaTCCTGACATTAACCTG CGCTTGCTGAAGGAGTTTGACCACCACTTGCTGTCAGCCGCTGAAGCCTGCAAGCTGGCGGCTGCCTTCAGCCCCTACACGCCCCTCTTCGTGCTCACAGCTATG AATATCCGTGGCACATGCCTCttgtcatatagtagttctaagGACTGTCCTCCAGGAATGAAAAATTCATATCTATGTGAAGCCAAAGAAGCCTTTGAAATTGGCCTCCTCACCAAGAAATGTGATGAACCAGTTACGGGAAAACAGGAGCTCCATAGTTTTCTTAAAGCTGCTTTTGGTCTCACCACTGTGCACCAAAGACTCTATGGGGAGATGGAGACCGTCCAAACAGCCAGTCAGCTCTGTAGTGAAGCTATGGGAAAGCTGTATACGTTCAGCAATTCCTCCAGAAGTCAGGAGAGAGAAGCTGTCTCTCAGGAAATCATGTCTGTTATCATCCGGGTGAAGGAACAGTTACAAGTTCAAAGCTTCTCAAATTTAGATGACAAGTCTTATGTTCCAGAGGGATTCAGGCGTGGGTCAGAGAAGCCCCTCTTACTTGGGCAAGTGGATTTCCCCAAAATCCTTGGAGCCTATTCACAGCACCACACTTCAGTGTGTGAAATATTTGAAAGCACGTGtggaaacaacaaaaataaacagaaaggtaTGAAAACAGGAGTCTGTATCACGGatctgaaaacagaaacaaaaaacatagATACCGTGAGTGCCACGGAGGACAAAGCACATTTTGAAAAAGGCATGGTGATATCTTCCTCCCAAATGGCAATGAACAGTCAGGAGAAACTCAGGAGGGCGGGAAGGAGAAACTGGGCCGGTTCTGATGCGTTTCGAGTCTCCGTGGATGAAGATGTGGAGACCGAAGCTGAGTCAACAGACCACAGCAGCGGTGGGGGAGCTGTCCTGAACAAGTCTCTGAGTGACAGCCCAAGCTCCAGTTCTTGGAGCAAGTTATCAGGGTACCAGTCTTCTACAAGCTGGGAGGAAGTGAATTATGTTGATGATATGTCCGCAGGAAGAGAGCTGAGCAAGGACGAGCATCTTGTGGACACGCAGTGTTCCACTGCCCTGTCAGACGAGCAGGAAGTGAATGGGGCGAGCAGAGCTGAGCACCCATTGTCTTCAGAGCTGCACGGTCTCTCTCTCCAGGTGCCCAGGGATGACAGTTTAGAGTCTTCTCAAGGTCAGCTGCACGAGTCCATGCCCTTGGCAACCTTCCCACCTCATAGCACAACAGACATTTCATTGGCCTCTGGTGGAGGGCGGTTTAAAGGAGGCATGCAGGAAGTTGGAAATGTGGGGTCCAGAAATACTTCTGCTCATTCCAGACCCTCATTTTGTTCTGCTTCTTGGACTTCTGATTCTGGTTGGCCTAAGAATGTGGCCTCATATCCTTCCATCCAAGAAGAAGAAACCTTTGAAACAATTGATGAGTTTCGAGATATCAACGGTGATGCCAAGGACGaggatgaagaagagaagagagaagaaatcaaaggagGCACAGGTCCTCCATTTAAAGATAGCCCCTGCTGGGTTGACCCGGAAGGAGAAATAGCAGAAAGAGCAGAGGATGTTCCCGTAGACTTCCACTCAGTCGTGGACGAGTCTCTGGACGAAAGTTCCACAGTAGCATGTAACTCTTACACTCCTCATTGGCTTGTTCAAAACCCTAACTCAGGAAAAAATGGTTGCTCAGTCAAAGAGCAGGGCATTGACCCTGATGCCTCCACGGTGGGTGAGGAGAGCCCACTGCTGGGCAGTGCAGATGTTCACACCACGAGCACACGTGGCTCCCCTAGACCGTGCACTTGGAAGCAGCCGCACATTCAGGGAGCCCAGATCCCCAGTTCCTCAGTAAGCAGTAAGACTTCCACCCCTGTCCTCAGCGAGGACTGCACTACCACGGAGGAAGCAAATGAACCTGGAAACCTGCTAAACTGCAGCCAGAACTCCAGCCTATCCTCACCTTGGTGGCTGAAATCACCGGCAATCTCCAGTGGTTCTTCTGAGGGAGAAAATCCATGGTCTTTTCTGAATTCCAGTGGAAGTTCTTTTGTTTCATTGCCAGGAATGACAAAGCAGGCGATCCTTGAGGCCCGCACCCTGCAGCCTGATGACTTTGAAAAACTCTTGGCAGGGGTGAGGCATGATTGGCTGTTCCAGAGACTGGAGCATACAGGCGTTTTTAAATCCAGCCAGCTCCACGGAGCACATA GTGCTCTTTTGTTAAAATATTCCAAGAAATCTGAACTGTGGACAGCCCAAGAAACTGTTGTATATTTGGGGGACTACCTACATGTGACAAAGAAAGGCAGACAAAGAAATGCATTTTGGGTACATCATCTTCATCAAGAAGAAACTCTGGGCAG ATACGTTGGGAAAGAATATAAGGAGCAGAAGGGGCTCTGGCACCACTTCACTGATGTGGAGAGGCAGATGACCGCACAGCACTACGTGACGGAATTTAACAAGAGACTTTACGAGCAGAAGATTCACACGCAGATCTTCTACATACCAGCCTCAGTATTGCTG atCTTAGAAGGCAAGACAATAAAAGGATGTGTCAGTGTGGAACCTTACATGCTAGGGGAATTTGTAAAATTATCAAATAACACAAAAGTGGTGAAAACAGAATACAAAGCCACAGAATACGGCTTGGCTTATGGCCACTTTTCTTACGAATTTTCCAATCATAGAGATGTtgtggttgatttacaag gtTGGGTGACTGGGAATGGAAAAGGGCTCATCTACCTCACAGATCCCCAGATTCACTCAGTTGATCAGAAAGATGTCACTACCAATTTTGGAAAGAAAGGAATTTTCTACTTCTTTAATAACCAGCATGTGGAATGTAATGAAATATGCCATCGTCTTTCTTTGACAAGACCTTCGATTGAGAAACCAAACAATCCATAG